The following are from one region of the Pseudomonas syringae genome:
- a CDS encoding LPD7 domain-containing protein has translation MDRFAKQVDPDAATERARDLSAKDLYTRKAKFSQNVHYLDKQTDKTLFVDTGTTISMRRTGITEAGVSVALQLARERFGSTLTINGTAEFKKLVIEAVAKNGLDVHFTDKAMNQSLADRRAELDIERDGQSIGPATDLPRHVDDATRDVRDQADRLGVTVPIEALYGQGKTADQVSQALTAQLDTVPESERIAFVETVAITLGIPERGQPKGDQAFAQWQAQRAQPAANSAASATSEAQANVPTPSDAVPEPVIPEAAKPALVNDPDLQSPSELVRLEAQWRRDFPMSEADVRASDTVMGLRGEDHAIWIIATDDKTPEAAALLTAYMENDSYREAFKASIVAAYKQVENSPQSVDDLDHLTAMAAQIVNEVEERLFPSPQAATGQTAPSRSKVIEGTLIDHGEAPYQHNDDNQMSYFVTLKPEGGKPRTVWGVGLEEAMSDADLKQGDQVRLRDLGTQPVVVQVIEEDGTVTDKTVNRREWSAQPVAPEREVAETTPKGQAAAAGTPELSSPDEDDGMSVD, from the coding sequence ATGGATCGCTTCGCCAAACAGGTTGATCCAGACGCCGCCACTGAGCGGGCTCGCGACCTAAGCGCCAAGGATCTTTACACGCGCAAGGCCAAGTTCAGTCAGAACGTGCATTACCTGGACAAACAGACCGACAAGACCCTGTTTGTCGACACGGGTACCACCATTTCCATGCGCCGCACGGGCATCACCGAAGCCGGGGTGTCCGTAGCCCTCCAGCTGGCCCGCGAAAGGTTTGGCAGCACACTGACGATCAACGGCACTGCCGAATTCAAAAAGCTGGTGATCGAGGCGGTGGCCAAGAATGGTCTGGACGTGCATTTTACCGACAAGGCCATGAATCAAAGCCTGGCGGACCGCCGTGCAGAGCTGGACATCGAACGTGATGGCCAGAGCATTGGTCCTGCCACCGACTTGCCTCGGCACGTTGATGATGCCACACGGGACGTGCGGGACCAGGCGGATCGCCTGGGCGTTACCGTGCCTATCGAAGCGTTGTATGGCCAAGGAAAAACGGCTGACCAGGTTAGCCAGGCGCTCACCGCGCAGCTGGACACCGTTCCTGAGTCGGAGCGCATTGCGTTCGTGGAGACGGTGGCCATCACCCTGGGCATTCCAGAACGCGGCCAGCCCAAGGGCGACCAGGCATTTGCACAGTGGCAGGCGCAGCGTGCGCAACCGGCTGCGAATTCCGCAGCATCAGCAACGTCTGAAGCGCAGGCCAATGTGCCGACGCCCTCAGACGCCGTGCCTGAACCGGTGATCCCAGAAGCCGCGAAGCCTGCGCTGGTCAACGACCCTGACCTGCAGAGCCCAAGCGAGCTGGTCCGGCTTGAAGCGCAATGGCGTCGTGATTTTCCGATGTCCGAAGCGGATGTCAGGGCCTCTGATACGGTCATGGGCTTGCGAGGTGAAGACCATGCCATCTGGATCATTGCGACGGATGACAAGACCCCAGAAGCGGCTGCCCTGCTGACGGCTTACATGGAAAACGACAGCTACCGCGAAGCGTTCAAAGCCAGCATCGTCGCTGCTTACAAGCAAGTCGAAAACTCGCCTCAGTCGGTCGATGACCTGGACCACCTCACGGCGATGGCTGCCCAGATAGTCAATGAGGTGGAAGAGCGTCTGTTTCCTTCACCTCAAGCAGCTACGGGCCAGACAGCTCCGTCTAGGAGCAAAGTCATCGAGGGCACGCTTATCGATCATGGGGAAGCACCGTATCAGCACAATGACGACAACCAGATGAGCTACTTCGTGACGCTCAAGCCCGAGGGCGGTAAGCCCCGCACGGTGTGGGGCGTAGGGCTGGAAGAGGCCATGAGCGACGCAGATCTGAAGCAAGGCGACCAGGTACGTTTGCGAGACCTGGGCACCCAGCCTGTCGTGGTGCAGGTCATCGAAGAGGACGGCACTGTCACGGACAAAACGGTCAACCGCCGCGAATGGTCAGCGCAGCCGGTCGCGCCTGAACGGGAAGTGGCCGAGACCACGCCCAAGGGGCAGGCCGCCGCAGCAGGCACACCGGAGCTGTCATCCCCGGATGAAGATGATGGTATGAGTGTGGATTGA